CAACCGTTTCATGAAAGCCGCGCAATCGTAATCTACGGTAGTTCGATGGCGTAGGTTTCCAGTGGTGGTATATCCTTGATCAATTTCTGCTCTTTCAGGAAAACGGCAAAGCGTTCGTAACGGGCCTTGTCCAGCGCTGCCGGCCTTAGGGCGAAGCGGGGCAGGGTCGCCGCCCAGGCCCGTTTGTTCAGTTCGTCGTCCAGATCCTTATGGGCGCTGATGAACAGCTTCCAGCTTTCTTCAGGATGATTGACCAAATATTGCGTGGCTTTTTCCACGGCCTCGACGAAGCGACGCATACGGCTGTCGCCAATGGACGTTTTATGGGCGACAAGGATCAACTCGTCATAAGGGGGGACGCCTTCTTCTTCAGGGTAGAAAGCGCGGCCGGGCCTGCCGACGATGTCCATCTGGTTAAGCTCAAAATTACGGAACGCCCCAATCACCGCGTCGACCTGCCCCGATATGATCGATGGCGAGAGCGAGAAGTTGACATTGATCAGGGTTACGTCTTTGAGGCTGAGCCCGGCTTTTGCCAGCATTTTCCCCAGGATGGCGTCCTCAAAACCGCCGATGGAATAACCGATCTTTTTACCCT
Above is a genomic segment from Rhodospirillaceae bacterium containing:
- a CDS encoding ABC transporter substrate-binding protein, with the protein product MTNFRPLFASLLLIAATVTGQPAQAAEKMTVLLDWFVNPDHAPLIVAREKGYFAAAGLDVELIAPADPNDPPKLVAAGKADIAVSYQPQLHVQVEAGLPLVRIATLVATPLNSLVVLKDGPIETIADLKGKKIGYSIGGFEDAILGKMLAKAGLSLKDVTLINVNFSLSPSIISGQVDAVIGAFRNFELNQMDIVGRPGRAFYPEEEGVPPYDELILVAHKTSIGDSRMRRFVEAVEKATQYLVNHPEESWKLFISAHKDLDDELNKRAWAATLPRFALRPAALDKARYERFAVFLKEQKLIKDIPPLETYAIELP